One genomic window of Vibrio parahaemolyticus includes the following:
- the tet(35) gene encoding tetracycline efflux Na+/H+ antiporter family transporter Tet(35) produces the protein MNLIDFSHSPVSLLPPIVALTLAILTRRVLVSLGVGIALGAVLLNSWSIGGTASYVGTQVSSVFIEDGGINTWNMSIVGFLILLGMTTALLTLSGGTRAFAEWAQSRVKSKRGSKLLAAFLGVFIFVDDYFNSLAVGAISRPVTDRFYVSRAKLAYILDSTAAPMCVIMPASSWGAYIITIIGGILVSHGITEYSALGAYVRLIPMNFYAVFALLMVFAVAWFGLDIGKMREHEIAASQGRGFDKDKENDTQEAHELNEELDIRESEKGKVSDLILPIVTLIVATIASMMYTGGQALAADGKEFALLGAFENTDVGTSLIYGSLLGLAVALFTVLKQGLPLTEITRTLWIGAKSMFGAILILVFAWTIGSVIGDMKTGSYLSTMAQGNINPHWLPVILFLLSGLMAFSTGTSWGTFGIMLPIAGDMAGATDIALMLPMLSAVLAGAVFGDHCSPISDTTILSSTGARCNHIDHVSTQLPYALSVALVSCVGFIALGMTTSIAFSFIAASITFVIVCAVLSWLSKSKIASCQSA, from the coding sequence ATGAATTTAATAGATTTTTCTCATTCTCCTGTTTCATTATTGCCTCCTATTGTTGCTCTGACATTGGCGATTCTGACTCGACGTGTATTAGTTTCTCTTGGTGTAGGTATCGCGCTTGGTGCGGTTCTACTTAACAGCTGGTCAATTGGTGGTACTGCAAGCTATGTAGGTACTCAAGTGTCTTCTGTCTTCATTGAAGATGGTGGAATTAACACTTGGAACATGAGCATTGTTGGTTTCCTAATTCTATTAGGCATGACAACGGCTCTATTGACACTTTCTGGCGGTACTCGCGCATTCGCTGAATGGGCACAGTCTCGTGTGAAAAGTAAACGCGGCTCTAAACTTCTTGCAGCCTTTTTAGGCGTATTCATTTTTGTCGACGATTACTTTAATAGTCTTGCTGTAGGTGCGATTTCACGCCCAGTAACGGATCGCTTCTATGTATCTCGTGCGAAACTGGCTTACATCCTAGATTCAACCGCTGCACCTATGTGTGTCATCATGCCAGCTTCTAGTTGGGGTGCTTACATCATTACTATCATCGGCGGTATTTTAGTATCACATGGTATTACTGAGTATTCAGCGCTTGGGGCGTATGTGCGTCTTATACCAATGAACTTCTACGCTGTATTTGCGCTGTTAATGGTGTTTGCAGTAGCGTGGTTTGGTCTAGATATCGGTAAGATGCGCGAGCATGAAATTGCAGCGTCTCAAGGTCGTGGTTTTGACAAAGACAAAGAGAACGACACTCAAGAAGCGCATGAGCTTAACGAAGAGTTGGACATTCGTGAGAGTGAAAAAGGTAAAGTCTCTGACTTAATCCTACCGATTGTTACGCTTATCGTCGCGACAATTGCTTCGATGATGTACACCGGTGGTCAAGCGTTGGCTGCTGACGGTAAAGAGTTTGCATTGTTAGGTGCATTCGAGAATACCGATGTGGGTACGTCTCTGATTTACGGTAGCTTGCTTGGTTTGGCCGTTGCTCTGTTTACTGTTCTAAAACAAGGTCTACCACTGACTGAGATTACTCGTACACTGTGGATTGGTGCTAAATCAATGTTTGGTGCGATTCTTATCCTTGTGTTTGCGTGGACAATTGGTTCTGTTATCGGTGACATGAAGACGGGTTCGTACCTATCGACTATGGCTCAAGGTAACATTAATCCGCATTGGTTACCTGTAATCCTGTTTTTGTTGTCGGGTCTAATGGCGTTCTCAACCGGTACTTCATGGGGTACATTCGGTATCATGTTACCAATCGCTGGTGATATGGCGGGTGCAACTGACATCGCACTAATGCTTCCTATGCTAAGTGCGGTTTTGGCCGGTGCAGTATTCGGTGACCACTGTTCACCAATCTCGGACACGACTATTTTGTCTTCGACAGGCGCTCGTTGTAATCACATTGACCACGTATCAACTCAGTTGCCTTATGCGCTGTCTGTTGCTTTGGTTTCATGTGTCGGCTTTATTGCACTTGGTATGACAACGTCAATCGCGTTCTCTTTCATTGCAGCATCGATTACATTTGTTATCGTCTGTGCTGTTCTATCATGGTTGTCGAAATCGAAAATAGCATCATGTCAGAGTGCTTAA
- a CDS encoding sigma-54 interaction domain-containing protein, producing MKLRKGSTKPTVQFSEAELYPLIGNSACIHELRNAIKKYAQCDAEVLIQGETGVGKGLCARLIHQLSSRRSSPFVEVNCGAIPSGLIASELFGHEKGAFTGAISDRIGFIQKAHKGTLFLDEIGDMPSDLQIHLLHFLESKQIHKVGADKFIDVDCRVIAASHVDLKSEVVQGEFREDLFYRLNILPLTIPPLRKRGKDILMLSEHFLTDLSHGQVHNMSEEVKAKLLKHRWPGNVRELRNVIQRAIVMCEDNTLLVADLGLENSERQLLPSVDQIDLDYLLQAIEENKHNMSAAARHLGISRTTLYRLIKKYNINI from the coding sequence ATGAAACTGCGAAAAGGTAGTACCAAACCAACGGTGCAATTCAGCGAGGCGGAGCTATATCCTCTGATTGGGAATAGCGCTTGTATCCACGAGCTTCGAAATGCCATTAAAAAGTACGCGCAATGTGACGCGGAAGTACTCATACAAGGTGAAACTGGTGTGGGTAAAGGGTTATGTGCTCGACTGATCCATCAGTTATCTAGTCGGCGCTCATCACCCTTTGTAGAGGTCAACTGCGGTGCGATTCCAAGTGGCTTGATTGCTTCCGAACTTTTTGGCCACGAAAAAGGGGCATTTACAGGTGCCATTTCTGACCGGATTGGTTTTATTCAAAAAGCACACAAAGGCACTTTATTTCTCGATGAGATTGGAGATATGCCTTCGGATCTTCAAATACATCTCCTTCACTTTTTAGAAAGCAAACAAATACACAAAGTAGGTGCGGATAAATTTATCGATGTTGATTGTCGTGTGATTGCCGCCAGCCACGTGGATTTAAAAAGCGAAGTCGTACAAGGAGAATTTAGGGAGGATCTATTTTATCGACTCAATATATTACCGCTGACCATTCCTCCACTTCGGAAAAGAGGCAAAGACATTTTGATGCTGTCTGAGCACTTTTTAACAGATTTATCTCATGGTCAAGTACACAACATGTCCGAAGAAGTGAAAGCAAAACTACTTAAACATCGTTGGCCTGGAAATGTACGTGAGCTGCGTAATGTGATTCAGCGGGCAATTGTCATGTGTGAAGACAATACCCTACTCGTTGCTGATTTAGGGCTTGAGAACAGTGAAAGGCAATTACTCCCTTCTGTTGATCAAATTGACCTTGACTATTTGTTACAGGCCATCGAAGAAAATAAACACAATATGAGTGCAGCCGCACGCCATCTAGGTATTTCTAGAACAACACTTTATCGGCTGATTAAGAAGTACAATATCAACATCTGA
- the hisD gene encoding histidinol dehydrogenase — MRTVVWQSLSEEQQDAILERPAIAEGANITAAVADVIAKVRTQGDAALLELTEKFDRVKPESIRVPSKEINAASERLSAEMKQALEQAYSNIAKFHKAQKPQPIKVETQPGVMCEQVTRPIQKVGLYIPGGSAPLPSTVLMLGVPAKIAGCRKVVLCSPPPIADEILYVAKLCGIDEVYNVGGGQAVAAMAYGTKSVSKVDKIFGPGNAYVTEAKRQVSNDFRGAAIDMPAGPSEVLVIADETADPDFIAADLLSQAEHGPDSQVVLVTPSPIVADQVTDTVQRQLKALSRADIAQKALASSLIIISESITQAVSISNYYGPEHLIVQTKNPRELLPLLDNAGSIFLGDWSPESAGDYASGTNHVLPTYGYTRTYSSLGLADFSKRMTVQELSAEGLQNLAPTVVTMAEAEGLDAHKRAVTIRVEKLTKNR, encoded by the coding sequence ATGAGAACTGTTGTATGGCAATCACTGAGTGAAGAGCAACAAGATGCAATTTTAGAGCGTCCTGCCATTGCGGAAGGCGCGAATATTACCGCTGCAGTTGCGGATGTGATCGCAAAGGTGCGTACTCAAGGTGACGCAGCGCTATTAGAACTTACAGAAAAGTTTGACCGTGTAAAACCGGAATCAATCCGAGTTCCATCCAAAGAAATTAATGCGGCTTCAGAGCGCCTTTCTGCGGAAATGAAACAAGCACTAGAGCAGGCTTACAGCAACATTGCTAAATTTCATAAAGCGCAAAAGCCACAACCAATTAAAGTGGAGACACAACCTGGTGTGATGTGTGAGCAAGTGACACGTCCCATTCAAAAAGTAGGGTTGTATATTCCTGGTGGTAGCGCGCCATTGCCATCGACGGTATTGATGCTGGGCGTGCCTGCAAAAATCGCTGGTTGTCGTAAAGTGGTGCTTTGTTCTCCTCCCCCGATTGCAGATGAAATTTTGTACGTTGCCAAGTTGTGCGGCATTGATGAAGTTTACAATGTCGGTGGTGGACAGGCGGTCGCTGCAATGGCTTACGGTACGAAAAGCGTCTCTAAAGTCGATAAAATTTTTGGTCCGGGTAACGCCTATGTGACGGAGGCAAAACGTCAAGTAAGCAATGACTTCCGTGGTGCTGCGATTGACATGCCGGCTGGTCCTTCAGAAGTTCTTGTGATTGCAGACGAAACCGCAGATCCAGACTTCATCGCAGCAGACCTGTTAAGCCAAGCTGAGCACGGCCCTGATTCACAGGTGGTTCTTGTGACACCATCACCTATTGTCGCGGATCAAGTAACGGATACCGTTCAGCGTCAACTAAAAGCCTTGTCTCGTGCAGACATCGCGCAGAAGGCGTTGGCTTCGAGTCTGATTATTATTTCTGAGTCAATCACACAAGCGGTTTCTATCTCTAACTACTACGGCCCTGAGCACTTAATTGTGCAAACGAAGAACCCGCGTGAGCTACTTCCACTACTAGATAATGCGGGCTCAATCTTTCTTGGCGATTGGTCTCCTGAATCTGCAGGTGATTATGCGTCGGGAACTAACCACGTGCTTCCAACTTACGGGTATACTCGTACTTACTCAAGCCTTGGCCTTGCCGACTTTTCTAAACGAATGACAGTGCAAGAGTTATCGGCTGAAGGTTTACAGAATCTCGCTCCGACTGTGGTTACGATGGCGGAGGCGGAAGGTCTCGACGCTCACAAACGTGCAGTCACCATCCGAGTAGAAAAGCTGACCAAAAATAGATAA
- the hisG gene encoding ATP phosphoribosyltransferase, translating to MQTQRLRIAIQKKGRLSKESQALLKQCGVKFNVMGERLVVHSENMPIDLLLVRDDDIPGLIMDGVVDLGFIGENELEEVRLDRKALGEPCEFVQLRRLDFGGCRLSIAIDKDEEYNGPQDLAGKRIATTYPQLLKAYMDEAGVPFSTCMLTGSVEVAPRAGLADAIADLVSTGATLEANGLKEAEVIFRSKATLIQRIGEFDADKAELINKLLTRMQGVQQAKESKYIMLHAPAGKLEQIKALLPGAEDPTVLPLSADKQKVAVHLVSTENLFWETMEQLKELGASSILVLPIEKMME from the coding sequence ATGCAAACACAACGCTTAAGAATCGCAATTCAGAAAAAAGGTCGTCTTAGCAAAGAGAGCCAAGCTCTACTAAAGCAATGCGGCGTGAAATTTAACGTAATGGGTGAGCGTCTTGTTGTTCACTCAGAGAACATGCCAATTGACTTGCTTTTGGTTCGTGACGACGACATCCCTGGCTTGATCATGGATGGCGTGGTTGACCTTGGTTTCATCGGAGAAAACGAACTAGAAGAAGTTCGTCTTGATCGCAAAGCTTTGGGTGAGCCATGTGAGTTTGTTCAACTTCGTCGACTGGATTTTGGTGGCTGCCGTTTGTCCATCGCCATCGATAAAGATGAAGAATACAACGGTCCACAAGATCTCGCAGGCAAACGCATCGCAACGACTTACCCTCAACTTCTTAAAGCGTACATGGATGAAGCCGGCGTGCCATTCTCAACTTGTATGCTCACTGGTTCTGTGGAAGTTGCGCCACGAGCGGGCTTAGCGGATGCGATTGCAGATTTGGTTTCTACAGGTGCAACATTAGAAGCAAACGGCCTGAAAGAAGCCGAAGTCATTTTTAGATCCAAAGCGACGCTTATCCAACGCATTGGTGAGTTCGACGCAGACAAAGCAGAGTTGATCAATAAATTGCTAACTCGCATGCAAGGCGTTCAACAGGCAAAAGAATCAAAATACATCATGCTGCACGCGCCAGCTGGAAAGTTGGAGCAAATTAAAGCATTACTGCCGGGCGCAGAAGATCCAACCGTTTTACCACTATCAGCAGACAAACAGAAAGTTGCCGTTCATTTGGTGAGTACAGAGAACTTGTTCTGGGAAACCATGGAACAGCTAAAAGAACTGGGTGCGAGCTCAATTCTAGTGCTACCAATTGAAAAAATGATGGAGTAA
- the hisC gene encoding histidinol-phosphate transaminase gives MEKLARKQVQELTPYLSARRIGGTGDVWLNANESPFNNEYKTDFARLNRYSECQPKALISAYAAYAGVKPEQTLTSRGADEGIELLVRAFCEPGQDAILYCPPTYGMYAISAETIGVERKTVPLTSDWQLDLAGIESNLDNVKLVFVCSPNNPTGNLVKREDIVSLLEMTKDRAIVVMDEAYIDFCPEASTVDLLSQYPNLAILRTLSKAFALAGLRCGFTLANEELINVLLKVIAPYPVPVPVAEIAVQALSEAGLARAKFQVLDLNANRAYLQVGLSMIPGLQVFEGWGNYLLVKFPDGDALFKAAWDTGIILRNSPIENCVRISVGNRDECEKTLGFIRNYYS, from the coding sequence ATGGAAAAGCTAGCACGCAAACAAGTTCAAGAATTAACCCCGTATTTATCTGCTCGCCGAATTGGCGGCACGGGTGACGTTTGGCTCAACGCCAATGAATCTCCATTTAATAATGAGTATAAAACGGATTTTGCTCGCCTAAACCGCTACAGCGAATGCCAGCCAAAAGCGCTTATTTCTGCTTACGCTGCCTACGCGGGTGTAAAGCCAGAACAGACGCTTACTTCTCGTGGTGCTGACGAAGGTATCGAGCTGTTAGTTCGCGCTTTCTGTGAGCCAGGACAAGACGCGATTTTGTACTGCCCCCCGACTTACGGTATGTACGCAATCAGTGCTGAAACCATTGGTGTTGAACGTAAGACTGTACCGCTAACATCGGATTGGCAGCTTGACCTTGCTGGCATCGAATCCAATCTCGATAACGTCAAGCTGGTTTTTGTTTGTTCGCCAAACAACCCAACCGGTAACCTCGTTAAGCGTGAAGATATTGTCTCTCTGCTTGAGATGACAAAAGACCGAGCAATCGTGGTCATGGATGAAGCGTACATCGATTTTTGCCCTGAGGCGTCAACGGTGGATTTGTTATCTCAATATCCAAATCTCGCGATTCTACGTACGTTATCAAAAGCGTTCGCGCTTGCAGGCTTACGTTGTGGTTTCACGCTTGCAAACGAGGAGCTAATCAACGTCCTACTTAAAGTCATCGCGCCGTACCCAGTACCAGTGCCTGTTGCTGAAATTGCGGTTCAAGCCTTGTCAGAAGCAGGTTTGGCTCGAGCGAAATTCCAAGTCCTCGACCTTAATGCAAACCGCGCTTATCTGCAGGTTGGTTTGTCGATGATTCCAGGATTGCAAGTTTTCGAAGGGTGGGGCAATTATCTATTGGTTAAATTCCCAGATGGTGATGCGCTGTTTAAAGCGGCGTGGGATACCGGAATCATTCTACGTAACTCACCAATTGAAAACTGCGTGCGTATCAGCGTTGGTAACCGCGACGAGTGTGAAAAG